In a single window of the Pirellulales bacterium genome:
- the arfB gene encoding alternative ribosome rescue aminoacyl-tRNA hydrolase ArfB, with product MQVPPGISVPDSEFQFTFVRSSGPGGQNVNKVNTKAVLRWPVTASPSLMGPVRSRFLSRFASRLTTEGELVLSSQRFRDQAKNRDDCLEKVRAMLEAVAVAPIRRRKTRPSRASVERRLTQKRQLSGRKQQRRQRPRGDSE from the coding sequence ATGCAAGTCCCTCCCGGCATTTCGGTTCCCGATAGTGAATTTCAATTCACGTTTGTCCGGAGCAGCGGGCCGGGGGGGCAGAACGTCAACAAGGTGAACACCAAGGCGGTGCTGCGGTGGCCCGTGACCGCGAGCCCGAGCCTAATGGGCCCAGTGCGGAGCCGTTTCCTGTCGCGTTTTGCCAGCCGGCTGACGACCGAAGGGGAACTGGTTCTTTCAAGCCAGCGGTTTCGCGACCAGGCCAAGAACCGCGACGATTGCTTGGAAAAGGTCCGAGCGATGCTCGAGGCAGTGGCGGTCGCCCCGATTCGCCGTCGAAAAACGAGACCGAGCCGCGCAAGCGTCGAGCGGCGTCTCACTCAAAAGCGGCAACTCTCCGGCCGCAAACAACAGCGCCGCCAACGGCCACGCGGCGACAGCGAATAG
- a CDS encoding saccharopine dehydrogenase C-terminal domain-containing protein — MVDFNKRVLFVGFGSVAQCTLPILLKQVRVPPQNVTVIDFEDQSALLQPWLARGVRFRREKIVPENLGEVLGKQLSAGDLLIDLAWNIDCCEIVGWCHDHGVLYLNTSIEVWDPYDRELYAQPTQRTLYWRHMNVRLMREGWPEPGPTAVLEHGANPGLISHFTKQAILEIGDRAIADKKFAGAEAEALRQSLADREFNRLAMQLGVKVIHCSERDTQISNRAKQIDEFVNTWSVEGFREEGTTTAEMGWGTHEKELPPRAYEHQDGPRNQICLAQMGINTWVRSWVPDYTIRGMVVRHGEAFTISDKLTVWEDGRAIYRPTVHYAYCPCDAAIASLSELRGHDYRLQPTVRIMGDEITSGADILGALVMGHPYNSWWTGSDLSIEESRRLVPHQNATTMQVAISVVAAVMWMIENPNQGVCVPDDLPHEFILEISKPYLGKFISTPSDWTPLAHYSNVFEDFAPDAIDPTDPWQFKNFLVGERD, encoded by the coding sequence ATGGTCGATTTCAACAAGCGAGTTCTCTTTGTCGGCTTCGGATCGGTCGCGCAGTGCACGCTGCCGATTCTGCTGAAGCAGGTCCGCGTGCCGCCGCAGAATGTCACGGTCATCGATTTCGAGGATCAATCGGCGTTGTTGCAACCTTGGCTGGCACGAGGCGTGCGGTTTCGCCGCGAAAAGATCGTGCCGGAGAATCTCGGCGAGGTGCTGGGAAAGCAGCTCTCGGCCGGCGATTTGTTGATCGATCTGGCGTGGAATATCGACTGCTGCGAAATCGTCGGATGGTGCCACGACCATGGGGTGCTGTATCTCAACACGTCAATCGAGGTTTGGGATCCCTACGATCGCGAACTTTATGCGCAGCCCACGCAGCGAACGCTTTACTGGCGGCACATGAACGTGCGGCTGATGCGCGAGGGATGGCCGGAGCCGGGACCCACCGCCGTCTTGGAACACGGCGCCAATCCGGGCTTGATTTCGCACTTCACCAAACAGGCGATCTTGGAAATCGGCGATCGCGCCATTGCCGACAAGAAATTCGCCGGTGCTGAAGCCGAGGCTCTGCGGCAATCGCTCGCCGATCGCGAATTCAACCGCTTGGCGATGCAGCTCGGCGTGAAAGTGATCCATTGTTCGGAGCGCGATACGCAGATTTCGAATCGGGCCAAACAGATCGATGAATTCGTGAACACCTGGAGCGTCGAAGGATTTCGCGAAGAAGGCACGACCACGGCCGAGATGGGTTGGGGAACGCATGAAAAAGAGCTTCCGCCGCGGGCCTACGAACATCAAGATGGCCCGCGCAACCAGATCTGCCTGGCCCAGATGGGAATCAACACCTGGGTCCGGTCGTGGGTGCCCGATTACACGATCCGCGGCATGGTCGTGCGCCACGGCGAGGCATTTACGATCTCCGACAAGCTGACGGTGTGGGAGGATGGCCGAGCGATTTATCGTCCGACGGTGCACTACGCCTATTGCCCCTGCGATGCGGCGATCGCTTCGCTCAGCGAATTGCGCGGCCACGATTATCGTTTGCAGCCGACCGTGCGCATCATGGGGGACGAAATCACGAGCGGAGCCGATATTCTCGGCGCGCTGGTGATGGGCCACCCCTACAACTCCTGGTGGACCGGCAGCGATCTGAGCATTGAGGAATCGCGGCGGTTGGTGCCGCATCAGAATGCCACGACGATGCAGGTGGCGATCTCCGTCGTGGCGGCGGTGATGTGGATGATCGAGAATCCGAATCAAGGCGTATGCGTGCCCGACGATCTGCCGCACGAATTCATTCTTGAAATCTCGAAGCCGTATCTGGGCAAATTCATTTCGACGCCCTCCGATTGGACG